Proteins from a single region of Echeneis naucrates chromosome 2, fEcheNa1.1, whole genome shotgun sequence:
- the LOC115052195 gene encoding acyl-CoA-binding protein-like, whose product MTDSFNKAAEEVKVLKQKPSNEEMVGLYGLYKQATVGDVNIERPGMFDFTGKTKWDAWDAKKGLSKDEAMAAYVELVEKLKSKYGI is encoded by the exons ATGACT GACTCCTttaacaaagcagcagaggaggtgaAAGTACTGAAACAGAAGCCAAGCAATGAAGAAATGGTTGGACTTTATGGTCTGTATAAACAAGCCACAGTTGGTGATGTTAACATAG AACGTCCAGGGATGTTTGACTTCACAGGAAAAACCAAATGGGACGCATGGGATGCAAAGAAAG GACTTTCCAAAGATGAAGCCATGGCTGCCTATGTTGAATTGGTTGAGAAGCTAAAGTCAAAATATGGAATctag